In Xiphias gladius isolate SHS-SW01 ecotype Sanya breed wild chromosome 16, ASM1685928v1, whole genome shotgun sequence, a genomic segment contains:
- the parp9 gene encoding protein mono-ADP-ribosyltransferase PARP9 isoform X1, which produces MMELCLETMASKLDIPLHGPAVNIVWQCGPTLSDVLQRKFGCVAIIEGLDFERDLTIAQQKRPTTVQEKRFEVMLHAGVKVSVWKADLTRFRVDAVVNAANTVLQHYGGLAQALSLAGGSQIQKESDDYIRRKGNLATGDAVVTDAGLLPCKKIIHAVGPQLQLYSSKSDVSWAEPQLRKAIRSILDRVKENHLKTVAIPAISSGLFNYPLPLCADTIVSAVKHYFENYPSQRFRPEEILLVNNDEPSVKQMERACHEILAPHKPMSYSQAAAAKTPKPTVQIGNVLLTLKQGEIEKQQTDVIVNTVSSNRNLQLGVISNALLVKAGLGMQNELYKAREKAQVVVTNGYHLQCKEVYHTFCTEKGTEAAQQILYESVSECLWIADASHHKSIAFPAIGTGGLGFSKKDTAQIMSSAVANFAKKSTNMMEVHFVTLPSDNSTFKAFQEEMKFLQQKASHPSSTQAFEHRDYFPDSKPPTPQISLSGPSDEATREAERWVSGLLQPSGTFTIHNNFIQHLGEQEYLQLSCLTKKGVFIEESFKKGHAAITVSGGSYEDVAAAALEVEAMLCNIQKEFVREEEGPMLVMSTKNVSFERKTVDCQSLVFSDRLSDFRKERLQIIKLEKVENPTLKILFDLKKKQLQCNISQKMLQRIPAQFCEMVSHIGFHSECAPPADPAYGDGIYFAGSVRKAMEVWKEQNEEYLYFVEAEVLTGKSTPGKPGLILPPAVGTDPQILYDSVSGGTDISVIFSSYQALPMYIITCKVV; this is translated from the exons ATGATGGAG CTCTGTTTAGAAACCATGGCCAGTAAATTAGATATTCCTCTTCATGGGCCTGCAGTTAACATTGTGTGGCAATGTGGACCCACTCTGAGTGATGTCCTTCAAAGAAAATTTGGATGTGTGGCCATCATCGAGGGTTTGGATTTTGAAAGAGATCTGACCATTGCACAGCAGAAAAGGCCAACTACTGTCCAAGAGAAAAGGTTTGAGGTTATGCTGCATGCAGGTGTTAAAGTGTCTGTGTGGAAGGCTGATCTCACCAGATTCCGGGTGGATGCTGTCGTGAATGCTGCTAATACCGTTCTTCAACATTATGGCGGCCTTGCTCAAGCTCTGTCCCTTGCTGGCGGTTCTCAAATCCAGAAAGAGAGTGATGATTACATCAGAAGGAAAGGAAACTTGGCAACAGGAGATGCAGTTGTCACTGATGCTGGGTTACTACCATGCAAGAAGATAATTCATGCTGTGGGTCCGCAACTACAACTATACTCCTCTAAGTCTGATGTTTCATGGGCTGAACCGCAGTTAAGGAAGGCCATCAGGAGCATTCTTGACAGAGTTAAGGAAAACCATCTGAAGACTGTTGCCATTCCTGCTATAAGCTCAGGCCTGTTCAATTACCCCCTGCCACTATGTGCAGACACCATAGTGTCAGCTGTGAAACACTACTTTGAAAACTACCCCTCTCAAAGATTTCGTCCTGAAGAGATCCTCCTTGTGAACAATGACGAGCCATCGGTTAAGCAAATGGAGAGGGCTTGCCATGAGATACTAGCCCCCCATAAGCCCATGTCATACAGTCAGGCAGCAGCTGCGAAAACCCCAAAACCAACTGTCCAGATTGGAAATGTTCTTCTGACACTGAAGCAGGGTGAAATTGAGAAACAGCAG ACAGATGTCATTGTAAACACTGTATCATCAAACCGAAACTTGCAACTTGGTGTGATCTCCAATGCTTTATTAGTGAAAGCTGGTTTGGGAATGCAAAATGAGCTTTATAAAGCCAGAGAAAAGGCACAAGTCGTCGTCACAAATGGCTACCACCTGCAGTGTAAAGAGGTGTATCACACATTTTGCACTGAAAAAGGAACGGAAGCAGCGCAGCAG ATTCTTTACGAATCAGTATCGGAATGCTTATGGATTGCAGATGCAAGTCACCACAAGTCAATTGCCTTCCCCGCCATCGGTACTGGAGGCCTGGGGTTCAGCAAAAAAGACACTGCCCAGATCATGTCTTCTGCAGTGGCTAACTTCGCCAAGAAGTCCACAAATATGATGGAAGTTCATTTTGTCACATTACCCTCTGACAACAGCACATTCAAG GCTTTTCAGGAAGAAATGAAATTTCTCCAGCAAAAAGCATCTCATCCCAGCTCTACACAGG CATTTGAGCACAGAGATTACTTCCCTGACAGCAAACCTCCCACTCCACAGATCAGCCTGAGCGGCCCCTCTGACGAAGCAACTCGCGAGGCTGAACGATGGGTCAGCGGGCTTCTCCAACCCTCTGGCACTTTCACTATCCATAACAACTTCATCCAGCACTTGGGCGAGCAAGAATATCTGCAGCTGTCCTGTCTAACCAAAAAGGGCGTTTTCATTGAGGAGTCCTTCAAGAAAGGCCATGCAGCCATAACTGTAAGCGGAGGTTCATATGAAGATGTTGCAGCTGCTGCGTTGGAGGTGGAGGCCATGCTCTGCAACATCCAGAAGGAGTttgtcagagaggaggagggtcCAATGCTTGTAATGTCGACTAAGAATGTGTCctttgaaagaaagacagttGATTGCCAAAGCCTTGTGTTCTCAGACAGATTATCTGATTTCAGAAAGGAAAGGCTGCAGATAATCAAG ttggAAAAAGTGGAGAACCCTACACTGAAGATTCTGTTTGACCTCAAGAAGAAACAGCTGCAATGCaacatttctcaaaaaatgcttCAGCGCATACCTGCACAGTTCTGTGAGATGGTTAGCCATATTGGATTCCATTCAGAGTGTGCACCCCCTGCAG ACCCAGCATATGGAGATGGCATCTACTTTGCTGGCTCAGTGAGAAAGGCCATGGAAGTGTGGAAGGAGCAAAATGAGGAGTATCTGTACTTTGTGGAGGCCGAGGTGCTGACCGGAAAGTCCACCCCTGGTAAACCAGGTCTCATTCTGCCACCTGCCGTGGGGACAGATCCTCAAATTCTTTATGACAGTGTGAGCGGAGGAACTGATATCTCTGTCATATTTAGTAGTTATCAAGCTCTACCTATGTACATTATCACCTGTAAGGTGGTCTGA
- the parp9 gene encoding protein mono-ADP-ribosyltransferase PARP9 isoform X2: MASKLDIPLHGPAVNIVWQCGPTLSDVLQRKFGCVAIIEGLDFERDLTIAQQKRPTTVQEKRFEVMLHAGVKVSVWKADLTRFRVDAVVNAANTVLQHYGGLAQALSLAGGSQIQKESDDYIRRKGNLATGDAVVTDAGLLPCKKIIHAVGPQLQLYSSKSDVSWAEPQLRKAIRSILDRVKENHLKTVAIPAISSGLFNYPLPLCADTIVSAVKHYFENYPSQRFRPEEILLVNNDEPSVKQMERACHEILAPHKPMSYSQAAAAKTPKPTVQIGNVLLTLKQGEIEKQQTDVIVNTVSSNRNLQLGVISNALLVKAGLGMQNELYKAREKAQVVVTNGYHLQCKEVYHTFCTEKGTEAAQQILYESVSECLWIADASHHKSIAFPAIGTGGLGFSKKDTAQIMSSAVANFAKKSTNMMEVHFVTLPSDNSTFKAFQEEMKFLQQKASHPSSTQAFEHRDYFPDSKPPTPQISLSGPSDEATREAERWVSGLLQPSGTFTIHNNFIQHLGEQEYLQLSCLTKKGVFIEESFKKGHAAITVSGGSYEDVAAAALEVEAMLCNIQKEFVREEEGPMLVMSTKNVSFERKTVDCQSLVFSDRLSDFRKERLQIIKLEKVENPTLKILFDLKKKQLQCNISQKMLQRIPAQFCEMVSHIGFHSECAPPADPAYGDGIYFAGSVRKAMEVWKEQNEEYLYFVEAEVLTGKSTPGKPGLILPPAVGTDPQILYDSVSGGTDISVIFSSYQALPMYIITCKVV, encoded by the exons ATGGCCAGTAAATTAGATATTCCTCTTCATGGGCCTGCAGTTAACATTGTGTGGCAATGTGGACCCACTCTGAGTGATGTCCTTCAAAGAAAATTTGGATGTGTGGCCATCATCGAGGGTTTGGATTTTGAAAGAGATCTGACCATTGCACAGCAGAAAAGGCCAACTACTGTCCAAGAGAAAAGGTTTGAGGTTATGCTGCATGCAGGTGTTAAAGTGTCTGTGTGGAAGGCTGATCTCACCAGATTCCGGGTGGATGCTGTCGTGAATGCTGCTAATACCGTTCTTCAACATTATGGCGGCCTTGCTCAAGCTCTGTCCCTTGCTGGCGGTTCTCAAATCCAGAAAGAGAGTGATGATTACATCAGAAGGAAAGGAAACTTGGCAACAGGAGATGCAGTTGTCACTGATGCTGGGTTACTACCATGCAAGAAGATAATTCATGCTGTGGGTCCGCAACTACAACTATACTCCTCTAAGTCTGATGTTTCATGGGCTGAACCGCAGTTAAGGAAGGCCATCAGGAGCATTCTTGACAGAGTTAAGGAAAACCATCTGAAGACTGTTGCCATTCCTGCTATAAGCTCAGGCCTGTTCAATTACCCCCTGCCACTATGTGCAGACACCATAGTGTCAGCTGTGAAACACTACTTTGAAAACTACCCCTCTCAAAGATTTCGTCCTGAAGAGATCCTCCTTGTGAACAATGACGAGCCATCGGTTAAGCAAATGGAGAGGGCTTGCCATGAGATACTAGCCCCCCATAAGCCCATGTCATACAGTCAGGCAGCAGCTGCGAAAACCCCAAAACCAACTGTCCAGATTGGAAATGTTCTTCTGACACTGAAGCAGGGTGAAATTGAGAAACAGCAG ACAGATGTCATTGTAAACACTGTATCATCAAACCGAAACTTGCAACTTGGTGTGATCTCCAATGCTTTATTAGTGAAAGCTGGTTTGGGAATGCAAAATGAGCTTTATAAAGCCAGAGAAAAGGCACAAGTCGTCGTCACAAATGGCTACCACCTGCAGTGTAAAGAGGTGTATCACACATTTTGCACTGAAAAAGGAACGGAAGCAGCGCAGCAG ATTCTTTACGAATCAGTATCGGAATGCTTATGGATTGCAGATGCAAGTCACCACAAGTCAATTGCCTTCCCCGCCATCGGTACTGGAGGCCTGGGGTTCAGCAAAAAAGACACTGCCCAGATCATGTCTTCTGCAGTGGCTAACTTCGCCAAGAAGTCCACAAATATGATGGAAGTTCATTTTGTCACATTACCCTCTGACAACAGCACATTCAAG GCTTTTCAGGAAGAAATGAAATTTCTCCAGCAAAAAGCATCTCATCCCAGCTCTACACAGG CATTTGAGCACAGAGATTACTTCCCTGACAGCAAACCTCCCACTCCACAGATCAGCCTGAGCGGCCCCTCTGACGAAGCAACTCGCGAGGCTGAACGATGGGTCAGCGGGCTTCTCCAACCCTCTGGCACTTTCACTATCCATAACAACTTCATCCAGCACTTGGGCGAGCAAGAATATCTGCAGCTGTCCTGTCTAACCAAAAAGGGCGTTTTCATTGAGGAGTCCTTCAAGAAAGGCCATGCAGCCATAACTGTAAGCGGAGGTTCATATGAAGATGTTGCAGCTGCTGCGTTGGAGGTGGAGGCCATGCTCTGCAACATCCAGAAGGAGTttgtcagagaggaggagggtcCAATGCTTGTAATGTCGACTAAGAATGTGTCctttgaaagaaagacagttGATTGCCAAAGCCTTGTGTTCTCAGACAGATTATCTGATTTCAGAAAGGAAAGGCTGCAGATAATCAAG ttggAAAAAGTGGAGAACCCTACACTGAAGATTCTGTTTGACCTCAAGAAGAAACAGCTGCAATGCaacatttctcaaaaaatgcttCAGCGCATACCTGCACAGTTCTGTGAGATGGTTAGCCATATTGGATTCCATTCAGAGTGTGCACCCCCTGCAG ACCCAGCATATGGAGATGGCATCTACTTTGCTGGCTCAGTGAGAAAGGCCATGGAAGTGTGGAAGGAGCAAAATGAGGAGTATCTGTACTTTGTGGAGGCCGAGGTGCTGACCGGAAAGTCCACCCCTGGTAAACCAGGTCTCATTCTGCCACCTGCCGTGGGGACAGATCCTCAAATTCTTTATGACAGTGTGAGCGGAGGAACTGATATCTCTGTCATATTTAGTAGTTATCAAGCTCTACCTATGTACATTATCACCTGTAAGGTGGTCTGA
- the faima gene encoding fas apoptotic inhibitory molecule a — protein MSSDLAGVWEVALSDGVHRIEFEHGTTTGKRVIYVDGKEILRRDWMFKLVGKETFSVGKSDTKATINIDAVSGFAYEYTLEINGKSLKKYMENRSKVSSTWVLNLDGTDCRVVLEKDTMDIWCNGQKIETAGEFVDDGTETHFTLGDHNCCVKAVSSGKRRDGIIHTLLVDGTEIAECTE, from the exons ATGTCCAGTGACCTTGCTGGTGTGTGGGAGGTGGCACTGAGCGATGGAGTCCACAGGATAGAGTTTGAACATGGCACGACCACTGGAAAGAGGGTCATCTACGTTGATGGGAAG GAGATACTGAGACGGGACTGGATGTTCAAGCTCGTGGGGAAGGAGACGTTCAGTGTGGGCAAGTCAGACACTAAGGCAACCATCAACATTGATGCAGTCAGTGGTTTTGCCTATGAGTACACGTTGGAGATCAACGGGAAGAGCTTGAAGAAGTACATGGAGAACAGATCAAAGGTCTCCAGCACCTGGGTGCTCAACTTGGATGGCACTGACTGCAGGGTGGTCCTGG AGAAAGACACTATGGATATTTGGTGTAATGGACAAAAGATTGAAACTGCA GGGGAGTTTGTGGATGATGGCACAGAGACACATTTCACACTCGGAGACCACAACTGCTGTGTGAAGGCCGTGAGCAGCGGGAAAAGACGGGACGGGATCATTCACACGCTGCTTGTGGATGGGACAGAGATAGCTGAATGCAcagagtga
- the cxcr2 gene encoding C-X-C chemokine receptor type 1, with protein MKLQLFIVSFLKYLLLTSQDGELQLTTDVFYSDNYNFDLLNNSTMDEDETSAPCSVNVPGFSSLGLMITYIIVSIFSMVGNSVVVYAVCYMKKGRASTDIYLMHLAIADLLFCLTLPFWAVDIHSGWIFGNFLCKLLSGFQEASLYSSVFLLACISVDRYFAIVRATRVLSCHHLLVKVVCCVVWLLAGVLSLPVAIQRESMHAEDLGRTLCYENLTGESSDRWRVSIRFLRHTMGFFLPLVVMAVCYGWTVVTLFHTRNQQKHKAMRIILAVVLAFILCWLPYNITVLIDTLTHSGLLELETCETRYKVEMLLNVTQVLAFMHCAVNPVLYAFIGEKFRNHLFLALYKHGLISNRLHMAYRKSSVTSGGSIRSRNTSVTM; from the exons ATGAAGCTGCAACTTTTCATCGTTAGTTTTTTGAAGTATCTGCTTTTAACCAGTCAAGATGGAGAATTACAG CTGACCACAGATGTATTTTACTCGGATAATTATAACTTCGATCTCCTTAACAATTCTACTATGGATGAGGACGAAACATCTGCTCCTTGTAGCGTAAATGTGCCTGGATTTAGTAGCCTGGGCCTGATGATCACCTACATCATTGTGTCTATCTTCAGCATGGTAGGCAACAGCGTAGTAGTCTATGCGGTCTGCTATATGAAGAAAGGCAGAGCCAGCACAGATATCTACTTGATGCACCTGGCAATAGCAGACCTCCTCTTCTGTCTTACGCTTCCATTCTGGGCCGTCGATATTCATTCTGGTTGGATCTTCGGCAACTTCCTGTGCAAACTCCTGTCAGGCTTTCAGGAAGCATCATTATACAGTAGTGTGTTCCTGCTTGCATGCATCAGCGTGGACCGTTACTTTGCCATTGTGAGAGCCACGCGTGTCCTGTCCTGCCACCACCTGCTGGTGAAAGTGGTGTGCTGCGTGGTGTGGCTTTTGGCTGGAGTACTGTCCTTACCTGTGGCAATTCAGAGGGAGAGCATGCATGCTGAAGATCTGGGTCGAACCCTTTGCTATGAAAACCTAACTGGTGAAAGCAGCGACCGCTGGCGTGTTAGCATTCGTTTTCTGCGCCATACGATGGGCTTTTTCCTGCCACTGGTGGTGATGGCTGTCTGCTACGGCTGGACTGTGGTGACGCTGTTTCACACACGAAATCAACAAAAGCATAAGGCCATGCGTATCATCCTGGCAGTGGTCTTAGCCTTTATTCTGTGCTGGCTGCCTTATAACATTACTGTACTGAtcgacacactcacacacagcgGATTGCTTGAATTGGAGACATGTGAAACCCGCTACAAAGTGGAAATGTTGCTGAATGTCACCCAAGTGTTGGCCTTCATGCACTGTGCAGTGAATCCAGTTCTGTACGCCTTCATCGGGGAGAAGTTCCGCAACCACCTGTTCTTAGCTCTTTACAAACACGGCCTCATCAGTAACAGGCTCCATATGGCTTACAGGAAAAGCTCCGTCACCAGTGGAGGGAGCATCAGATCTAGAAACACCTCTGTTACGATGTAA